One Vitis riparia cultivar Riparia Gloire de Montpellier isolate 1030 chromosome 4, EGFV_Vit.rip_1.0, whole genome shotgun sequence genomic window carries:
- the LOC117912353 gene encoding probable carboxylesterase 17, producing MSVVAEIPGYLQLLSDGSVKRLQQQTSAASNGSSSNGYKSKDVIINSTKPTSARIFLPDILGSSSLLPVIVYFHGGGFCVGSTTWLGYHTFLGDLAVASQSIVLSVDYRLAPENRLPIAYDDCYSSLEWLSRQVSSEPWLERADLSRVFLSGDSAGGNIVHNVALRTIQEQSCDQVKIKGLLIIHPFFGSEERTEKERASGGEAEVLTWLDLFWKLSLPEGSNCDYSGCNFAMAELSWAEWSRFPPVVVYVAGLDVSKERQVTYAAFLEKKGVEVKLVESEGEIHAYHMLHPESEATRLLQKQMSEFIHSF from the coding sequence ATGTCCGTAGTTGCAGAAATTCCAGGTTACCTCCAACTCCTTTCTGATGGCTCCGTTAAACGACTTCAACAGCAAACTTCCGCTGCCTCCAATGGTTCATCATCCAATGGATATAAGTCCAAGGATGTGATCATTAACTCAACAAAGCCTACATCTGCAAGGATCTTTCTGCCTGATATTCTGGGCTCCTCTAGCCTCCTTCCAGTTATAGTTTACTTCCATGGTGGAGGTTTCTGCGTAGGCTCAACCACATGGCTTGGGTACCATACTTTCCTTGGAGACCTTGCGGTGGCATCCCAATCAATAGTTCTTTCGGTGGACTACCGCCTTGCACCCGAAAACAGGCTCCCTATAGCTTATGATGATTGTTATAGTTCACTTGAGTGGCTAAGTCGCCAAGTGAGCTCTGAACCATGGCTTGAGAGAGCTGACCTCTCTCGAGTGTTTCTCTCAGGGGACAGTGCTGGAGGAAACATCGTTCACAATGTTGCTCTCAGAACAATTCAGGAACAATCTTGTGATCAAGTAAAGATTAAAGGGTTGTTGATAATACATCCCTTTTTTGGGAGCGAGGAGAGGACTGAGAAGGAGAGGGCCAGCGGAGGAGAAGCTGAGGTTTTGACATGGCTTGACTTGTTTTGGAAACTAAGCTTGCCAGAAGGGTCCAACTGCGACTATTCTGGGTGTAACTTTGCGATGGCAGAATTGTCCTGGGCTGAATGGTCTCGGTTTCCACCAGTGGTGGTTTATGTGGCTGGTTTGGATGTCTCAAAAGAAAGGCAAGTCACGTATGCAGCCTTTCTGGAGAAGAAGGGGGTGGAGGTGAAGCTGGTGGAATCTGAAGGAGAAATTCATGCGTATCATATGCTCCATCCTGAATCTGAGGCGACTCGTTTGCTTCAAAAGCAAATGAGTGAGTTCATTCATAGCTTTTAG
- the LOC117912413 gene encoding probable carboxylesterase 17 → MSLVADFPGYFQVFSDGSVKRYERETAPASIDSSSNGYKSKDVIINSTKPISARIFLPDVPGSSGRLPVLVYFHGGGFCLGSTTWLGYHTFLGDFAVASQSIVLSVDYRHAPENRLPIAYDDCYSSLEWLSCQVSSEPWLERADLSRVFLSGDSAGGNIVHNVALRTIQEQSCDQVKIEGLLLIHPFFGSEERIEKERASGEAENLALTDWMWKLSLPEGSNRDHYWCNYEMAELSRAEWCRFPPAVVYVAGLDFLKERGVMYAAFLEKNGVEVKLVEAEGETHVYHMLHPESEATRLLQKQMSEFIHNF, encoded by the coding sequence ATGTCCTTAGTTGCAGATTTTCCAGGTTACTTCCAAGTTTTTTCTGATGGTTCGGTAAAACGTTATGAACGTGAAACCGCCCCTGCCTCCATTGATTCATCATCCAATGGATATAAGTCCAAGGATGTAATCATTAACTCAACCAAGCCAATATCTGCACGAATATTTCTGCCTGATGTTCCGGGCTCCTCTGGCCGGCTTCCAGTTCTAGTTTACTTCCATGGTGGCGGTTTCTGTTTAGGCTCAACGACATGGCTTGGGTACCATACTTTCCTTGGAGACTTTGCGGTGGCTTCCCAATCAATAGTTCTTTCTGTGGACTACCGACATGCACCTGAAAACAGGCTCCCTATAGCTTATGATGATTGTTATAGTTCACTTGAGTGGCTAAGTTGCCAGGTGAGCTCCGAACCATGGCTTGAGAGAGCTGACCTCTCTCGAGTGTTTCTCTCAGGGGACAGTGCTGGAGGAAACATCGTTCACAATGTTGCTCTCAGAACAATTCAGGAACAATCTTGTGATCAAGTCAAGATTGAAGGGTTGTTGCTAATACATCCTTTTTTTGGGAGCGAGGAGAGGATTGAGAAGGAGAGGGCCAGTGGAGAAGCTGAGAATTTGGCATTAACCGACTGGATGTGGAAACTAAGCTTGCCAGAAGGATCAAACCGAGACCATTATTGGTGTAACTATGAGATGGCAGAATTGTCCAGGGCTGAATGGTGTCGGTTTCCACCAGCTGTGGTTTATGTGGCTGGTTTGGATTTCTTAAAAGAAAGGGGAGTTATGTATGCAGCCTTTCTGGAGAAGAACGGGGTGGAGGTGAAGCTGGTGGAAGCCGAAGGAGAGACGCATGTGTATCATATGCTCCATCCTGAATCTGAGGCGACTCGTTTGCTTCAGAAGCAAATGAGTGAGTTCATTCATAACTTTTAG
- the LOC117913595 gene encoding probable carboxylesterase 17 has protein sequence MSIVAEVPSFLQVLSSGLVKRFEPEISPVSNESSSHGYKSKDVMIDSTKSISGRMFLPDTPGSSSHLPVLVYFHGGGFCIGSTTWLGYHTFLGDLAVASQTIVLSVDYRLAPENRLPIAYDDCYSSLEWLSNQVSSEPWLERADLSRVFLSGDSAGGNIAHNVAVKVIQEKTYDHVKIRGLLPVHPYFGSEERTEKEREGEAAGYVAMNDLLWKLSLPQGSNRDYSGCNFERAAISSAEWGRFPAVVVYVAGLDFLKERGVMYAGFLEKKGVEVKLVEAEDQSHVYHVYHPQSEAAHLLQKQMSEFIHSF, from the coding sequence ATGTCCATAGTTGCAGAAGTGCCGAGTTTCCTTCAAGTCCTTTCCAGTGGTTTAGTAAAACGCTTTGAACCTGAAATCTCCCCTGTCTCAAATGAGTCATCATCCCATGGATACAAGTCCAAGGATGTGATGATTGACTCAACCAAGTCAATCTCTGGCAGAATGTTTCTGCCTGATACTCCAGGCTCCTCTAGCCACCTTCCTGTTCTAGTTTACTTCCATGGTGGTGGCTTCTGCATTGGCTCAACCACATGGCTTGGGTACCATACTTTCCTAGGGGACTTAGCAGTTGCCTCACAAACTATAGTTCTTTCTGTGGACTACCGCCTTGCGCCTGAAAACAGGCTCCCTATTGCTTATGATGATTGTTATAGTTCACTTGAGTGGCTAAGTAACCAAGTCAGCTCTGAACCATGGCTTGAGAGAGCCGACCTCTCTCGTGTGTTTCTCTCAGGGGATAGTGCTGGAGGGAACATTGCTCACAATGTTGCTGTCAAAGTAATTCAGGAAAAAACTTATGATCATGTAAAGATTAGAGGATTGTTGCCCGTACATCCTTATTTTGGGAGTGAGGAGAGGACTGAGAAGGAGAGGGAAGGTGAAGCAGCTGGATATGTTGCGATGAACGACTTGTTATGGAAACTAAGCTTGCCCCAAGGATCAAACCGGGACTATTCTGGGTGTAACTTTGAAAGGGCTGCAATTTCCAGTGCTGAATGGGGTCGTTTTCCAGCAGTGGTAGTATATGTGGCTGGTTTGGATTTCTTGAAAGAAAGGGGAGTTATGTATGCAGGCTTTTTGGAGAAGAAAGGGGTGGAGGTGAAGCTGGTGGAAGCTGAAGATCAGTCACATGTGTATCATGTGTACCATCCTCAATCTGAGGCTGCCCATCTTCTTCAAAAGCAAATGAGTGAGTTCATCCACAGCTTCTAG